The DNA region CCTCTCTTTTCTGGCTGGGGCACAAGGATTCGAACCTTGACTAACAGTTCCAAAGACTGCTGTGCTGCCATTACACAATGCCCCAACGCCGGGTGCCAAAGCGCAGTGGAGTATAGCCGCGCCCCGAGGAGGGGGTCAACTGCCCGGGGCCGCCGCCAGCCCGCCCGCCTTCTCGATCACGGTCAGGCCCGCGAACTTCAGCAATAGCCGTTTCTGGCCCACGCCGGGGAAGTAGGCCAGCACCTCGCGGCGCTCTCCCTGACCGAAGCCTTGCAGGAACACGCCGTCGCCGAATTTGGCGTGGCGCAGCCGCAGCGGCTCGGTGGTGCTCACCACCCGCTGAATCTCACGGCTGGGGATGCCGAGCCGGGCGCTCACCTCGGGGAGGCTGAGGCCGTGCAGGTCGAGGAGTTCGCGCGCCTGGAGGGGCCAGGAGGGCGGGAGGGCGGGAACTTCCGGCAGGGTGACCGCGTCCGGCTCGGGCTCGGCGGCGGGCTGCACGCCCAGCAGGGCTTCGAGGAAGGCGCGGGTGGCGTGCTTGTCGGTGGGGCGGCGCTCGCCACTCGCCAGAAAGGGCGCGTAGCAGCGGCTGACCGCGATGCACTCATAGCAGCCGTGCGGCTCCTTGCAGCAGGTCTTGGCGGTGAGATCGAGCGCGCGGCGCAGCAGGTCGTCCAGGTTCTCGAAGGCGCGGCGGCTGACGCCCAGGCCGCCCAGCCAGTCGTCGTACAGGAAGAAGTAGTTGTCACGCCCCTCGCGGAAGGCCCCGGCGAGGTCGTTCTCGTCGCAGGCGATGCGCTCGGGTGTCACCTTTTGCAGCAGGTGCTTGAGGGTGTGGGCGACCGCCGTGGGCTGCTCGGTCGCGCGGGCGTCCACCCCGATTTCCAGGGCGGAGGTGCGGAAGGGGGGCAACTCCAGCGGCTCGTCGTAGAGGTGTTCGGAGAGCTTGTGGTCCTGCATCCGGTCCTGGATACGGCCCCCGCAGGTGCGGCACACCCGCTCGGTGGGCTCGGGCTCCCGGTCGCAGCCGGTGCAGACGCGCTCGAACACCTGGCGCATCATCATGAAGCCCGAGTAGCGGCGGCGGATGACGACCTCGCCGTGGCGGTAGGCGAGGGGGCCGCGCCGCACCCAGTCGCCCATCTTCACCGGGCTGACCTCGATGGAGTACAGGCCGCGCGTGAAGAGGTTGGCGGCGTCGAAGCGCTCCACGAGAATCGCGGTTCCGGCGGGATGCTTCTCCCAGCGCGTCACCTTGTACCCCTGCCCGTCGAGGGTGAACACCGCCCCCTCGTGCTTCTCGGTGAGGGCGTAGTGCTGGCTGGGCGATTCGAGCGGCGTGTCGAAGGCGCGCGGGCCCTTAGCTTCCCAGTCCGTCTCCTCAATCACGGCGAACTTGGCGCTCCCCTCGCCGCGCAGGTTCCAATACTTGGGGCTGGCACTGGGCTCGAAGGGCAACCGGGCGGCCCGGAATTCCTCG from Deinococcus aerius includes:
- a CDS encoding DEAD/DEAH box helicase, coding for MFPARSPYARLEGFLRDILGGGAALLHEDEPAPARTLDAADLGWSEAVARGFGFPRVFSHQAETYRLMRDGGHVIVTTPTASGKTGAFFPAVFERLERDPDATALFVYPLVALGQDQRDKLAAFRERGGFGWEIGAFQGSADPKDVFRPDVRMVTATPDKLHWSLTNPRVRDFLARLSFIVLDEAHTYRGGFGSEVAGMLRRLLGLARALGANPQVVLSTATIGNPAEFARELTGVDAAHVSESGAERHGKRYYLADHRGQPRRFWDAVVSASVARDLKVLAFFRGRSRAARLYSTYRAQPLYARHVHLYMAGTSDREGRLSEFRRARNGVMFATNALEAGVDIGDLEVVIIDGYPGSRMAFRQMAGRAGRVAPGLVLYLPALNEQGVPQPVDAFYSNAGNFRELVTGPIEKAVVEAENPYLSPRHRARASEEFRAARLPFEPSASPKYWNLRGEGSAKFAVIEETDWEAKGPRAFDTPLESPSQHYALTEKHEGAVFTLDGQGYKVTRWEKHPAGTAILVERFDAANLFTRGLYSIEVSPVKMGDWVRRGPLAYRHGEVVIRRRYSGFMMMRQVFERVCTGCDREPEPTERVCRTCGGRIQDRMQDHKLSEHLYDEPLELPPFRTSALEIGVDARATEQPTAVAHTLKHLLQKVTPERIACDENDLAGAFREGRDNYFFLYDDWLGGLGVSRRAFENLDDLLRRALDLTAKTCCKEPHGCYECIAVSRCYAPFLASGERRPTDKHATRAFLEALLGVQPAAEPEPDAVTLPEVPALPPSWPLQARELLDLHGLSLPEVSARLGIPSREIQRVVSTTEPLRLRHAKFGDGVFLQGFGQGERREVLAYFPGVGQKRLLLKFAGLTVIEKAGGLAAAPGS